The genome window GGGCCGACGGTTTTAAAAGCGGTGCTTGTTCTGGATCTACCAGCCACAAACCCATTGCTTTCCACTTCTGCCAAATTTCTTCTGTACAACACAGAACTTTCTCTACTTCTGTTAAAGACAGCAGCAAAGAAGAGGTAATTGTAGAAAAATATTTCTGGGACGGACGCCACTCCCGGCGCAAACCCGATTGACCGATCAGAGCAAATAACACTTCCGAAAGGCTGGTCTGGACGATCGCCCTAGCTTGTTCCAGACTCATTTCGCTGGCTGCTATCCCTCGCTGAAGCAGTTGATATTCCCACAGTTCTCCAGCATCGAGGTCTCTGAGATCCACTTGAAAGTTTCGACAGTGTTGCCCGATCGCCCTGTACCACCGCCTCGCTCTGTGCGATCCTCCCGTGGCATACACCAAACTACCCTGAAAAAAGTAAAGTTGCCACTGTTGTTCCCCTTGCTCTAAAACCAGTTTCCCTGTTGCTTGTTTCTGGCTGAGTACAGCCAGAGTATGGGACAACATTTTGTATCCGATTGCGGTAGCAGACATATCAACTCGCATCCCCTGTACTCTGTTTGTACCATTATATAGCTGCTGAGTTTTGAAAGATAACAGTAATTTTACTGAAGTTGGGTTAAGAAACACCACTTATTGTGCGAATTTAACCCTCTTAGGGAGTGATTCCCCTCGGTAGTTTTAGCCATGAGGATGCAGCGCCTATTTGCACTATTAACTAATCACTAAAATCCGGCTTCTAATTAATAACTAATTGCCCTCGCTATCTTTGGGAGGTACTGGATCGTAACCCCCTGCATGAAAAGGATGACAGCGTAAAATTCGCTTAACTGCCATCGAGCTGCCGCGGGCAGGCCCAAATCTTTCTATTGCTTCGATGGCGTATTGCGAACAAGTTGGCTGAAATCTACAGGCGTTAGGCAGGTAAGGAGAAATCCCCATTTTGTAGCCTCTGATTAATCCGATCAGCACTATTTTCACCATTTTTACCTCAGCGATTGATTAGATTAATAGGCAAATCTTGTCCCGTACCGCTGTAAGCTAGGTGAATCGAGAGCATTCCCAGCGGTTAGAGTTCCGCCAACTTTTCCTGTACCAATTATACCTTTTTTCATTTTTATTTTAGATACTTAAAGCACAATTTGAGGAGATAATATGGTACTTGTCTCTGAGTTCGCTACTTGACCGATACCTAAAAAATTACCGTCTCGATCGTAAACCTGCAAGGGATAGGGAGGTTGGGGTATTGGGTTGTGGGGGGGCTGGTTGCTACTTTCCTCCTCTGCCCCGATCGGCGTTTCGGGAATCGGGAGGCGCTGTCCTTGAAACC of Oscillatoria nigro-viridis PCC 7112 contains these proteins:
- the yidD gene encoding membrane protein insertion efficiency factor YidD, yielding MVKIVLIGLIRGYKMGISPYLPNACRFQPTCSQYAIEAIERFGPARGSSMAVKRILRCHPFHAGGYDPVPPKDSEGN